The following are encoded in a window of Nocardioides houyundeii genomic DNA:
- a CDS encoding DUF58 domain-containing protein yields the protein MPEVGVEQLRERARVALGVVRPVGWTILGLGLASGAAALAAGWRELAVLSAACFLLLLLTWPFLLGRTSVRVDLRLEPERVTAGQSVAAGVVVTNVASSRLVPTTLEVPVGSTVHRYALGALAPQVSDEESFTIRTERRGVIAVGPATTRRGDPLGIFSRDMVWTPRREVLVRPPLVPLDSLGAGLLRDLEGVSTDAVSQSDLAFHALREYAPGDDLRHIHWRSSAKVMASTGEAALLVRQYLDTRRSHATLVVDDRPSVWGDQEEFEVAMAVTASIAVRAATDDFDVTFVCGAEASAGGSAHLALDSVCRADFGTAGIVATARRAVAVAPETSLAFFVTGSAGTFSDVQRAAAAFPPEVRRLAVLVEPGSTSRVTEAGGMPVLHLGRKQDLGAVLRWSLR from the coding sequence ATGCCGGAGGTGGGTGTGGAGCAGCTGCGAGAGCGGGCCCGGGTGGCTCTGGGGGTGGTCCGGCCGGTCGGCTGGACGATCCTCGGCCTCGGCCTGGCCTCGGGAGCGGCGGCCCTGGCTGCGGGCTGGCGCGAGCTGGCGGTGCTGTCGGCCGCCTGCTTCCTGCTGCTGCTGCTCACCTGGCCCTTCCTGCTGGGGCGCACCAGCGTGCGGGTCGACCTGCGCCTGGAGCCCGAGCGCGTCACCGCGGGACAGTCGGTGGCCGCGGGCGTGGTGGTCACCAACGTGGCCAGCAGTCGTCTGGTGCCCACCACCTTGGAGGTGCCGGTCGGCTCCACCGTGCACCGCTATGCGCTGGGGGCCCTGGCTCCCCAGGTCAGCGACGAGGAGTCCTTCACCATCCGGACCGAGCGCCGAGGAGTGATCGCGGTGGGTCCCGCCACCACGCGCCGCGGCGACCCGCTGGGCATCTTCTCCCGCGACATGGTGTGGACGCCGCGACGCGAGGTGCTCGTGCGTCCGCCCCTGGTGCCGCTGGACTCGCTCGGTGCCGGACTGCTGCGGGACCTCGAGGGTGTCTCCACCGATGCGGTGAGCCAGAGCGACCTGGCCTTCCACGCGCTGCGCGAGTACGCGCCGGGCGACGACCTGCGCCACATCCACTGGCGCTCGAGCGCCAAGGTGATGGCCTCCACCGGGGAGGCCGCGCTGCTGGTGCGGCAGTACCTCGACACCCGCCGCAGCCACGCGACCCTGGTGGTCGACGACCGGCCCTCGGTGTGGGGGGACCAGGAGGAGTTCGAGGTCGCCATGGCGGTGACGGCCTCCATCGCCGTGCGCGCCGCCACCGACGACTTCGACGTCACGTTCGTCTGCGGCGCCGAGGCCTCCGCCGGCGGTAGCGCGCACCTGGCCCTGGACTCGGTGTGCCGCGCCGACTTCGGCACCGCCGGCATCGTCGCGACGGCCCGCCGTGCCGTGGCGGTGGCACCCGAGACCAGCCTCGCCTTCTTCGTCACCGGGTCGGCCGGCACGTTCTCCGACGTCCAGCGCGCGGCCGCGGCGTTCCCGCCCGAGGTGCGGCGCCTGGCGGTGCTGGTGGAGCCCGGCAGCACCAGCCGCGTCACCGAGGCCGGGGGCATGCCGGTGCTGCACCTGGGTCGCAAGCAGGACCTGGGCGCCGTCCTGCGCTGGAGCCTGCGATGA
- a CDS encoding AAA family ATPase — MTIAHEQAEWFRKTFDQLTDNMEKAVLGKRHVVRLALTCLLSEGHILLEDVPGTGKTMLARALANTVQGSHARIQFTPDLLPSDVTGVTVYDQHQGTFQFHPGPIFHTIVLADEINRASPKTQSALLEVMEEGRVTVDGVPHSVGRPFLVIATQNPIEQAGTYRLPEAQLDRFLMKTSLGYPDRAATIELLVNAKVRDRASLVTPVITAETIAQMSGLADEVYVDPAVVGYVAELAEESRRQPHVKLGLSPRGCLAFIRVAKTWAAADGRDHVVPDDIKELAEPVLSHRLLLDAEAQFSGVSVETVISRLLDAVSPPTDRVA; from the coding sequence ATGACGATCGCGCACGAGCAGGCCGAGTGGTTCCGCAAGACCTTCGACCAGCTGACCGACAACATGGAGAAGGCCGTGCTCGGCAAGCGCCACGTGGTCCGGCTCGCGCTCACCTGCCTGCTCTCGGAGGGGCACATCCTGCTCGAGGACGTCCCCGGCACCGGCAAGACGATGCTGGCGCGCGCGTTGGCCAACACGGTCCAGGGGAGCCACGCCCGGATCCAGTTCACCCCCGACCTGCTGCCCTCGGACGTCACCGGGGTCACGGTCTACGACCAGCACCAGGGGACCTTCCAGTTCCATCCCGGCCCGATCTTCCACACCATCGTGCTGGCCGACGAGATCAACCGGGCCTCGCCCAAGACGCAGTCGGCGCTGCTGGAGGTGATGGAGGAGGGCCGGGTCACCGTCGACGGCGTCCCGCACTCGGTGGGCCGCCCGTTCCTGGTGATCGCCACCCAGAACCCCATCGAGCAGGCCGGGACCTACCGCCTGCCCGAGGCGCAGCTGGACCGGTTCCTGATGAAGACCTCGCTGGGCTACCCGGACCGGGCCGCGACCATCGAGCTGCTGGTCAACGCGAAGGTCCGAGACCGCGCCTCGCTGGTCACCCCGGTGATCACGGCCGAGACGATCGCCCAGATGAGCGGCCTCGCCGACGAGGTGTACGTCGACCCGGCGGTGGTGGGCTACGTGGCGGAGCTGGCGGAGGAGTCGCGCCGTCAGCCGCACGTCAAGCTCGGCCTCTCGCCCCGGGGGTGCCTGGCCTTCATCCGGGTGGCCAAGACCTGGGCGGCCGCCGACGGACGCGACCACGTCGTGCCCGACGACATCAAGGAGCTGGCCGAGCCGGTCCTGAGCCACCGGCTGCTGCTCGACGCCGAGGCCCAGTTCAGCGGGGTGAGCGTGGAGACCGTCATCAGTCGCCTGCTCGACGCGGTCTCGCCGCCCACCGACCGGGTGGCCTGA
- a CDS encoding Ig-like domain-containing protein — translation MRRHRAAIASNTALVLAAGAVLGYAVSADGYRSHRTELNDGGIWVTKSDKGYFGRINKPIGRLDGAIYLESDADLDVVQDGAAVAGIDRRAGRMVGIDPAGLVLTDGAAAALPDGAQVQMRGGTLASLDPSSGAVWGSRYDPQVGTPLVGAIDQQSDPLAKVGKAAALAVSTSGTVYVVSVDKARLATWHPDGAELADPVTEGLPRAAGEPGALTVVGDTPVSLDAATGALVALQEEGVSATVPTGGVLQQPGPGAADVLVASRGGLTSVDLTTGRTTTLLEDVSGRPAEPVRLGACSYAAWSGGPGYVATICGDDEPVVATLTEDATDLVFRVNRGEVVLNDRASGAVWDLDADEPQKIDNWEAFTSTRKVRDKETEDEQQSQGDTRPPQAKADDFGARAGRTSVLHPLDNDSAPEGRLLAIRGVDKPTMPGAKVGISPDRQTLQISLPADARGVATFEYYIDDGRNLSGHATVSVRVRAADVNAAPTLREGFEPRTWRVPAGGSVEVPVLPDWRDHDDSDPLLLESAKIVSQGESGATARSTNHGRVRFTAPRRGGEVRVDYAVSDGLSAPVTKSLQFAVQDKFEQTTYPAVAAPDVVSGEVGKPIIVRPLANDLPGSDPSTPEAELALGGKIADQAGIRIRTDTNAGVVRVDADKAGTYLLDYQAAYGNAAFARGKIRVDVVQPPPRPEDPVAMPDTLTLYGQAAATVDVLANDVDPAGGILVVQRARADRPDQVDVAIVDGRWLRISARQGQLSSAQVVRYTISNGASSGVSGEVLVTQRPQPEDNTPVTAPDRAVVRAGSVVVHPVLDNDFSPSGDPLQLVGDAVQGAPGQLEVLAPADYKGSAGAAYVSGRVIRYVAPTDVKEREAFSVPYIAQNSTGETAQGRLNVVVVPAGGPNTAPEAPTLEGRMVAGDTLRLRLPGTGVDPDGDSVVITGIASPPGLGRVIGFGANSLEFQAYPDTAGSEEFSYTVMDSRGAAATGTVRVAVVRASAPQPPVAVPDAITTAPGATARLDVLANDQIGAADNVTIELVDPPQGVSLESEIGPVVIEAPEAAGADVVEVVYVLSNGIDESRASATLATIEGYNNPPIVYDAYGSADDSDAVRVNLLASDGERAAAYDPDGAVEDLQVTEVYADRAIYQRKGNVLTVQRGEEPRVVPFRVEDAAGGVASASLFVPATGSGRPYLREGASIDLDAGKTSKHKLGDFIASPTGGAVEIVGQNRIWSSPRTQLTARSTGAQGFEISAKEDYRGPAAVLVEVVPRLEDDGTEDSGSQQPTLITIPVQVGSDKPDLECPATPFEVAQADSISIDIQSVCYVWTADPADLVGLDYTVEWASEASGVSLANDGGPAVRIAAAGEARAGSEARITVRAGKSDPQTLTVQVVRAPSPSLAAIPVPDMRPGTSKEIDLARYLKPGVSDAEPRILGVRRVSGTSVQATSSGSMLRLSSPKGARGRTELSVEMTDVAGDPGPERRVTGRISIEVLDVPSVPGAPQDISVRDRAIRLSWRPSEPQGAPIDYYEVRAVNGGGGTQRFRTNGGDFKVPANGKQYSFQARAHNKVGFSDWSERSRSAVADIAPGRVPWIRQTSRGDKTMTISWGAPRTQTSEILMYYLTWPGGSADVPGDLKSYVVPNLDNNKTYVFSIRARNKADTSEPRVSEPFQSLGTPPTPSGLRHTDQQTGKSSTAVLLQWNAVLPEGPGPTTYSVSARVAGGAPVVLPGCSRIEANSCRQLDVPYDGRTWEYTVQAHNAGGNTSPVSAPVVFEAIGVPSAWGEWSGSATGRDNELALSYSVPEARGALSQVSVLVNGVVIGSWNETGARSRTINVPDNLSAHSVALRLCNENAAKVGCTTSGVKFLQSYGPLTGTHLNAPVVSSVVGKTINFNVAGSGNGRPVRLQVTAVGTNGRYLDTVRDLGPGSFNEGFDLTTSTFEEGVEIVATLTDLGVARGAPSRSLKTGSGTAPPPSISLSRSPCSDADDSTLGGCEPSWWKCDVASCGHLVITTTDMNRAYKCRVTNSLQPNQFWDFDFDTNDNHTTSLAFYEGFVTATCTEKGGNRPPGSTTWGWQ, via the coding sequence GTGCGTCGTCATCGTGCTGCCATCGCGTCCAACACCGCCCTGGTGCTCGCCGCGGGTGCCGTGCTCGGCTACGCGGTCTCTGCGGACGGCTACCGCAGCCACCGCACCGAGCTCAACGACGGCGGGATCTGGGTCACCAAGTCCGACAAGGGCTACTTCGGTCGGATCAACAAGCCCATCGGGCGGCTCGACGGCGCCATCTACCTGGAGTCGGACGCCGACCTGGACGTCGTCCAGGACGGTGCCGCCGTCGCCGGGATCGACCGCCGGGCCGGCCGGATGGTCGGGATCGACCCCGCGGGCCTGGTGCTCACCGACGGTGCCGCCGCGGCACTGCCCGACGGTGCGCAGGTCCAGATGCGGGGCGGCACCCTGGCCAGCCTGGACCCGAGCTCCGGGGCGGTGTGGGGCTCGCGGTACGACCCGCAGGTCGGCACGCCGCTGGTCGGGGCCATCGACCAGCAGTCCGACCCGCTCGCGAAGGTCGGCAAGGCGGCGGCCCTCGCCGTCTCCACCTCCGGCACGGTGTACGTCGTCTCGGTGGACAAGGCGCGGCTGGCCACCTGGCACCCCGACGGTGCGGAGCTCGCCGACCCTGTGACCGAGGGCCTGCCCCGGGCAGCCGGAGAACCGGGCGCCCTGACGGTGGTGGGGGACACCCCGGTGAGCCTCGACGCCGCGACCGGTGCGTTGGTCGCTCTCCAGGAGGAGGGCGTCTCGGCCACCGTCCCGACCGGCGGAGTGCTCCAGCAGCCCGGGCCCGGTGCCGCCGACGTCCTGGTCGCCTCCCGGGGCGGGCTCACCTCCGTCGACCTGACCACGGGACGGACCACCACGCTCCTCGAGGACGTGTCCGGCCGACCGGCCGAGCCCGTGCGCCTCGGCGCCTGCTCGTACGCCGCGTGGTCCGGTGGGCCCGGCTACGTCGCGACCATCTGCGGGGACGACGAGCCGGTGGTGGCCACGCTCACCGAGGACGCGACCGACCTGGTCTTCCGCGTCAACCGTGGCGAGGTCGTGCTCAACGACCGCGCCAGCGGTGCGGTCTGGGACCTCGACGCCGACGAGCCCCAGAAGATCGACAACTGGGAGGCGTTCACCAGCACCCGCAAGGTGCGCGACAAGGAGACCGAGGACGAGCAGCAGTCCCAGGGTGACACCCGCCCGCCGCAGGCCAAGGCTGACGACTTCGGGGCGCGTGCGGGGCGGACCAGCGTGCTGCACCCGCTCGACAACGACTCGGCGCCCGAGGGGCGGCTGCTGGCCATCCGGGGCGTGGACAAGCCCACCATGCCGGGTGCGAAGGTCGGCATCAGCCCCGACCGGCAGACCCTGCAGATCTCGCTGCCGGCCGACGCCCGGGGCGTGGCCACGTTCGAGTACTACATCGACGACGGCCGCAACCTGAGCGGGCACGCCACGGTCTCGGTGCGCGTGCGTGCCGCCGACGTCAACGCCGCACCCACGCTGCGCGAGGGGTTCGAGCCTCGCACCTGGCGGGTCCCGGCCGGCGGCTCCGTCGAGGTGCCGGTGCTGCCGGACTGGCGAGACCACGACGACAGCGACCCCTTGCTGCTGGAGTCGGCCAAGATCGTGAGCCAGGGCGAGAGCGGCGCCACGGCCCGCTCCACCAACCACGGCAGGGTGCGGTTCACCGCCCCCAGGCGGGGCGGGGAGGTGCGCGTCGACTACGCCGTCTCCGACGGCCTGTCCGCGCCGGTGACCAAGTCCCTGCAGTTCGCGGTGCAGGACAAGTTCGAGCAGACCACCTACCCGGCGGTGGCCGCCCCTGACGTGGTCAGCGGCGAGGTGGGCAAGCCGATCATCGTGCGCCCGCTGGCCAACGACCTGCCGGGCAGCGACCCCTCCACCCCCGAGGCCGAGCTGGCCCTGGGCGGCAAGATCGCCGACCAGGCCGGCATCCGGATCCGCACCGACACCAACGCCGGCGTGGTCCGCGTGGACGCCGACAAGGCCGGCACCTACCTGCTCGACTACCAGGCGGCCTACGGCAACGCTGCCTTCGCCCGGGGCAAGATCCGCGTCGACGTGGTCCAGCCGCCGCCCAGGCCCGAGGACCCGGTGGCGATGCCCGACACCCTCACGCTCTACGGACAGGCGGCCGCGACGGTCGACGTCCTGGCCAACGACGTGGACCCGGCGGGCGGCATCCTGGTGGTCCAGCGCGCCCGCGCCGACCGCCCGGACCAGGTCGACGTGGCGATCGTGGACGGGCGCTGGCTGCGGATCTCGGCTCGTCAGGGGCAGCTGTCCAGTGCCCAGGTGGTGCGCTACACGATCAGCAACGGCGCCTCCTCGGGCGTCTCCGGCGAGGTCCTGGTGACCCAGCGGCCCCAGCCCGAGGACAACACGCCCGTCACGGCGCCGGACCGAGCGGTGGTGCGGGCCGGTTCGGTGGTGGTGCACCCGGTCCTGGACAACGACTTCAGCCCGTCGGGCGACCCGCTGCAGCTGGTCGGGGACGCCGTGCAGGGAGCCCCCGGACAGCTCGAGGTGCTGGCCCCGGCGGACTACAAGGGCAGCGCGGGTGCGGCGTACGTCTCGGGGCGGGTGATCCGCTACGTGGCCCCCACCGACGTCAAGGAGCGCGAGGCCTTCTCGGTCCCCTACATCGCGCAGAACTCGACCGGCGAGACCGCCCAGGGACGACTCAACGTGGTCGTGGTGCCCGCCGGGGGTCCGAACACCGCGCCCGAGGCACCCACCCTCGAGGGTCGGATGGTCGCGGGGGACACCCTGCGCCTGCGTCTGCCCGGCACCGGGGTCGACCCGGACGGCGACTCCGTCGTCATCACCGGCATCGCCTCACCCCCGGGACTGGGCCGGGTCATCGGGTTCGGCGCCAACTCCCTGGAGTTCCAGGCATACCCGGACACGGCGGGGTCGGAGGAGTTCAGCTACACGGTGATGGACTCCCGAGGTGCCGCGGCCACCGGCACCGTGCGGGTGGCCGTGGTGCGTGCCAGTGCGCCGCAGCCTCCGGTGGCGGTGCCCGACGCGATCACCACCGCGCCCGGGGCCACCGCTCGTCTCGACGTGCTCGCCAACGACCAGATCGGTGCCGCCGACAACGTCACCATCGAGCTGGTGGACCCCCCGCAGGGCGTCTCCCTGGAGTCCGAGATCGGGCCGGTGGTCATCGAGGCGCCCGAGGCCGCCGGCGCCGACGTGGTCGAGGTCGTCTACGTGCTGAGCAACGGGATCGACGAGTCGCGGGCGAGCGCCACCCTGGCCACGATCGAGGGCTACAACAACCCGCCCATCGTGTACGACGCCTACGGCAGCGCCGACGACAGCGACGCGGTGCGGGTGAACCTCCTCGCCTCGGACGGGGAGCGCGCCGCCGCCTACGACCCGGACGGCGCCGTGGAGGACCTCCAGGTCACCGAGGTGTACGCCGACCGCGCGATCTACCAGCGCAAGGGCAACGTGCTCACGGTCCAGCGCGGCGAGGAGCCCCGGGTGGTCCCGTTCCGCGTCGAGGACGCGGCCGGCGGGGTGGCCTCGGCCTCCCTGTTCGTCCCGGCGACGGGCAGCGGCCGGCCCTACCTGCGCGAGGGAGCCTCCATCGACCTGGACGCGGGCAAGACCTCCAAGCACAAGCTCGGCGACTTCATCGCCAGCCCGACGGGCGGCGCGGTGGAGATCGTCGGGCAGAACCGGATCTGGTCCTCGCCGCGCACCCAGCTGACAGCGCGCAGCACCGGAGCCCAGGGCTTCGAGATCTCCGCGAAGGAGGACTACCGGGGTCCCGCGGCCGTTCTGGTGGAGGTGGTCCCTCGGCTCGAGGACGACGGGACCGAGGACAGCGGCAGCCAGCAGCCCACGCTCATCACGATCCCGGTGCAGGTCGGTAGCGACAAGCCGGACCTGGAGTGCCCGGCGACGCCGTTCGAGGTCGCCCAGGCCGACTCGATCTCCATCGACATCCAGTCGGTGTGCTACGTGTGGACCGCCGACCCGGCCGACCTGGTCGGGCTCGACTACACCGTGGAGTGGGCCAGCGAGGCCTCCGGCGTCAGCCTGGCCAACGACGGCGGCCCGGCGGTGCGGATCGCGGCCGCCGGCGAGGCGCGCGCCGGCTCGGAGGCTCGGATCACGGTCCGCGCCGGGAAGAGCGACCCTCAGACCCTCACCGTCCAGGTGGTGCGGGCCCCGTCGCCCTCCCTGGCCGCCATCCCCGTCCCGGACATGCGACCCGGCACCAGCAAGGAGATCGACCTGGCGCGCTACCTCAAGCCGGGCGTCTCCGACGCCGAGCCGCGGATCCTGGGGGTGCGCAGGGTCTCGGGCACCTCGGTGCAGGCCACCTCGTCCGGCTCGATGCTGCGGTTGAGCTCCCCGAAGGGAGCGCGGGGCCGGACCGAGCTGAGCGTCGAGATGACCGACGTCGCCGGCGACCCGGGCCCCGAGCGCCGGGTCACGGGACGCATCAGCATCGAGGTCCTCGACGTGCCGAGCGTGCCCGGGGCGCCGCAGGACATCAGCGTCCGCGACCGGGCCATCCGGCTCAGCTGGCGGCCGTCGGAGCCCCAGGGGGCACCCATCGACTACTACGAGGTGCGCGCCGTCAACGGCGGGGGAGGCACTCAGCGGTTCCGCACCAACGGAGGCGACTTCAAGGTCCCCGCCAACGGCAAGCAGTACTCCTTCCAGGCCCGCGCCCACAACAAGGTGGGCTTCTCCGACTGGAGCGAGCGCTCCCGGTCCGCGGTGGCCGACATCGCTCCGGGACGGGTGCCGTGGATCCGTCAGACGAGCCGGGGCGACAAGACGATGACGATCAGCTGGGGCGCGCCGCGCACCCAGACCTCGGAGATCCTCATGTACTACCTCACCTGGCCCGGCGGCAGCGCCGACGTGCCCGGTGACCTGAAGAGCTACGTCGTCCCCAACCTGGACAACAACAAGACCTACGTCTTCTCCATCCGCGCCCGGAACAAGGCCGACACCTCCGAGCCGCGGGTCTCCGAGCCCTTCCAGTCCCTGGGCACGCCGCCGACCCCGTCGGGTCTGCGGCACACCGACCAGCAGACCGGCAAGAGCAGCACGGCGGTGCTCCTGCAGTGGAACGCCGTGCTCCCGGAGGGGCCGGGCCCCACGACGTACTCGGTCTCGGCGCGGGTCGCCGGCGGCGCCCCGGTGGTGCTGCCCGGCTGCTCGCGGATCGAGGCGAACTCGTGCCGCCAGCTCGACGTGCCCTACGACGGCCGCACCTGGGAGTACACCGTCCAGGCACACAACGCCGGTGGCAACACCTCGCCGGTCAGCGCCCCGGTGGTGTTCGAGGCGATCGGCGTCCCCTCGGCCTGGGGGGAGTGGAGCGGCTCGGCCACGGGACGCGACAACGAGCTCGCCCTGTCCTACTCGGTGCCCGAGGCCCGTGGCGCCCTGAGCCAGGTCTCCGTGCTGGTCAACGGAGTGGTGATCGGCTCCTGGAACGAGACCGGTGCCCGCAGCCGCACCATCAACGTCCCGGACAACCTCAGCGCGCACTCGGTCGCACTGCGGCTGTGCAACGAGAACGCGGCCAAGGTGGGGTGCACCACGAGCGGGGTGAAGTTCCTGCAGAGCTACGGCCCCCTGACCGGCACCCACCTCAACGCACCGGTGGTGAGCTCGGTGGTGGGCAAGACGATCAACTTCAACGTCGCCGGGTCCGGCAACGGTCGGCCGGTGCGGCTCCAGGTCACCGCTGTGGGCACCAACGGCCGCTACCTGGACACGGTCCGCGACCTGGGGCCGGGCTCCTTCAACGAGGGCTTCGACCTCACCACCAGCACCTTCGAGGAAGGCGTGGAGATCGTGGCCACGCTGACCGACCTCGGCGTGGCCCGGGGTGCTCCGTCGCGGAGCCTGAAGACCGGCTCGGGAACCGCGCCGCCCCCGTCGATCTCGCTGTCCCGCTCACCGTGCAGCGACGCCGACGACTCCACCCTGGGCGGGTGCGAGCCCAGCTGGTGGAAGTGCGACGTGGCCAGCTGCGGCCACCTGGTGATCACCACCACGGACATGAACCGGGCCTACAAGTGCCGGGTGACGAACTCGCTGCAGCCCAACCAGTTCTGGGACTTCGACTTCGACACCAACGACAACCACACCACGAGCCTGGCCTTCTACGAGGGGTTCGTGACCGCCACCTGCACCGAGAAGGGCGGCAACCGGCCGCCGGGCTCGACCACCTGGGGATGGCAATGA
- a CDS encoding FHA domain-containing protein codes for MRGEDGVVEETRYVAGDGVLLGAGSRWLLLTDPGDERVLDELWSMLQGPPPPASRPLTERVMEIVDRAFDGEVPDLVLLDLTSGSPVSTSRGAGRLRVEGQRHHLSLSEPAVITPAAGPARRLLGGVVPARSAEVSLRSAAGNDGAGLIDGIPQEILAAKGPAGPPPRRPRPATPRPATPRPGDSVARDTTEPDPALMARIADAAPALVEQQPPTRVPAGSDQAPAEDHDGSTVFRPEHLTAAPAGETVQAVWCPQGHLTRPTSALCRVCRTQVAPQHPQRVPRPALGGLRLPTGEVVPLDRSVVLGRRPQPMSTSPADWPHLVTLPAEHTFVSRMHLHLSLEGWDVVARDLGSRGGTTLKVPGQAPVRMVQDHPYVLEPGHALDLADTYEVRFEVGPEVGVSGP; via the coding sequence ATGCGAGGGGAGGACGGCGTGGTCGAGGAGACCCGGTACGTCGCGGGCGACGGCGTCCTGCTGGGCGCCGGCAGCCGCTGGCTCCTCCTCACCGACCCCGGCGACGAGCGAGTTCTCGACGAGCTCTGGTCGATGCTCCAGGGTCCCCCGCCGCCGGCCTCGCGTCCGCTGACCGAGCGGGTCATGGAGATCGTCGACCGGGCCTTCGACGGCGAGGTGCCCGATCTGGTGCTGCTCGACCTCACGTCCGGATCGCCCGTCTCGACCAGCCGTGGCGCCGGCCGGCTGCGGGTCGAGGGCCAGCGGCACCACCTGTCCCTGTCCGAGCCGGCCGTCATCACTCCCGCCGCCGGCCCCGCACGGCGGCTCCTCGGAGGCGTGGTCCCTGCCCGCAGCGCGGAGGTGAGCCTGCGGTCCGCTGCCGGGAACGACGGTGCCGGCCTGATCGACGGGATCCCCCAGGAGATCCTGGCGGCCAAGGGCCCCGCCGGTCCGCCGCCCCGACGCCCCCGACCCGCCACCCCTCGACCGGCGACGCCCCGCCCGGGCGACTCGGTCGCGCGGGACACCACCGAGCCCGATCCGGCGCTGATGGCCCGCATCGCCGACGCGGCTCCGGCACTCGTGGAGCAGCAACCCCCGACCCGCGTGCCGGCCGGCTCGGACCAGGCACCCGCCGAGGACCACGACGGCTCCACGGTCTTCCGTCCCGAGCACCTCACCGCCGCTCCGGCCGGCGAGACCGTGCAAGCCGTGTGGTGCCCCCAGGGTCACCTGACCCGTCCCACGTCCGCCCTGTGCCGGGTCTGCCGCACCCAGGTCGCGCCGCAGCACCCGCAGCGGGTCCCCCGCCCGGCCCTCGGCGGCCTGCGCCTGCCCACGGGCGAGGTGGTCCCGCTGGACCGGTCCGTCGTGCTCGGCCGCCGGCCCCAGCCAATGTCCACCTCGCCAGCTGACTGGCCGCACCTGGTGACGCTCCCCGCCGAGCACACCTTCGTGTCCCGGATGCACCTCCACCTCTCGCTCGAGGGCTGGGACGTGGTCGCCCGCGACCTCGGCTCCCGCGGCGGTACGACGCTCAAGGTCCCGGGCCAGGCTCCCGTCCGCATGGTCCAGGACCACCCCTACGTCCTGGAGCCCGGTCACGCGCTCGACCTGGCCGACACCTACGAGGTCCGCTTCGAGGTCGGCCCCGAGGTGGGGGTGAGCGGCCCGTGA
- a CDS encoding serine/threonine-protein kinase codes for MSAPYLPGFTFVEHLGSGGFADVFLYEQEWPRQRVAVKVVRPDVPLTDREKSLFAAEANAMARLADHPYIVSVITAGLTEDGGRPYLVMRFCPPPDLGIRVRSHPMSPMDAIATGIKLASAIETAHRSGILHRDIKPSNVLVTTYHEPALTDFGIAGHIQDVASDQEVRISYPWSPPEMLDGRSNGSVASDVYSLGATIWHLLVGRSPFSIPNGDNSTRALSARILHAAAPATQRPDVPPALDRLLQQCLAKDPAHRPASALDLARALQRIESDAGFPRTAVAVEGDRPDEAVKVTPTAVEDHTVMKPVTVISASRPRAALPPPEADAAPASRGAAFWAVTAVVLLAGVVGGLALRGGGEDREEPRTTEPASTPMSVLPGVLEQPPTLRATREADGVRFEWSVGGGVERGDRWLLQRDDTGDYKRTRKTSYFVASSRRVCLSVTLQRGNEESPRAQDCA; via the coding sequence GTGAGCGCCCCGTACCTGCCCGGCTTCACCTTCGTGGAGCACCTGGGCAGCGGCGGCTTCGCCGACGTCTTCCTCTACGAGCAGGAGTGGCCCCGGCAGCGGGTGGCGGTCAAGGTGGTCCGCCCCGACGTGCCGCTGACCGACCGGGAGAAGTCCCTCTTCGCCGCCGAGGCCAACGCGATGGCCCGGCTGGCCGACCATCCCTACATCGTCTCGGTGATCACCGCCGGGCTGACCGAGGACGGCGGCCGCCCCTACCTGGTGATGCGCTTCTGCCCGCCGCCGGACCTGGGGATCCGGGTGCGCTCGCACCCGATGAGCCCGATGGACGCCATCGCGACGGGCATCAAGCTGGCCAGCGCGATCGAGACCGCCCACCGCTCCGGCATCCTGCACCGCGACATCAAGCCGAGCAACGTGCTGGTCACCACCTACCACGAGCCGGCGCTGACCGACTTCGGCATCGCGGGGCACATCCAGGACGTGGCCAGCGACCAGGAGGTGCGCATCTCCTACCCCTGGTCGCCCCCGGAGATGCTCGACGGACGCTCCAACGGGTCCGTGGCCTCGGACGTCTACTCGCTGGGAGCCACGATCTGGCACCTGCTGGTGGGCCGCTCCCCCTTCTCCATCCCCAACGGGGACAACTCGACGCGGGCGCTCAGCGCGCGGATCCTGCACGCAGCGGCACCGGCCACCCAGCGCCCCGACGTGCCGCCCGCCCTCGACCGGCTGCTGCAGCAGTGCCTGGCCAAGGACCCCGCGCACCGCCCAGCGAGCGCGCTGGACCTGGCCCGGGCGCTGCAGCGGATCGAGTCCGACGCCGGCTTCCCGCGGACCGCGGTGGCTGTGGAGGGGGACCGCCCCGACGAGGCGGTGAAGGTGACGCCCACGGCGGTCGAGGACCACACCGTGATGAAGCCGGTCACCGTGATCTCGGCCAGCCGTCCGCGAGCCGCCCTGCCACCGCCGGAGGCCGACGCGGCGCCGGCGTCGCGTGGCGCCGCGTTCTGGGCGGTCACGGCGGTGGTCCTGCTCGCCGGTGTGGTGGGGGGCCTCGCGCTGCGCGGTGGCGGCGAGGACCGCGAGGAGCCGCGCACCACCGAGCCCGCCAGCACCCCGATGAGCGTGCTCCCCGGGGTCCTGGAGCAGCCGCCCACACTGCGCGCCACCCGGGAGGCGGACGGCGTGCGCTTCGAGTGGTCGGTGGGTGGTGGCGTCGAGCGGGGCGACCGGTGGCTGCTGCAGCGCGATGACACCGGCGACTACAAGCGCACCCGGAAGACGTCGTACTTCGTGGCCTCCAGCCGGCGGGTGTGCCTCTCGGTCACGCTGCAGCGCGGCAACGAGGAGTCCCCGCGCGCCCAGGACTGCGCCTAG